GGAGAAATTCTTTTGAAAAGCGATTTTTTACCTTATATTGAAGAAGTAAGAGAAAGACTTTTAAATAATGCTTCTTTCCATATCGATTCGATTGTAAAAGATTATGATTCTCATATAAAAACAAAATACGAACTTAAATGGAAAGAGTTAGGTAGAAAAACTTATTTGTTAGTTGCAAAAAAAGTAAAAACAAGTGATAAATCTTTAAAACGATTCTTAGAAGGGGAATTTGCCTTGCCTCATAGAAAAGTTTCTGATATTTTGCAAATAAAATTAACCTCTCTTAAAGGTTTCCAATTTACAAAAGGTGAAATCTTTTTCGTTATCAAAGACGTTTATTGCAATATAAACAAAAATGAATATATGTTAAAAATTCATTCCTCAGATGCAGGATTTAATCAATTTTTCTTTGTTGTTGTCACTAAAAATGATGAAAACTGGTTAATAAAATTAGACGATACATCTAAAGCTTATAGAACACCATCTGTAAAAGAAGCTGTTAATATCATAGCTCAGGAACTTGAGAAAGTATGAATAGAATTACTGTTTTAGGAGCGGGAAGTTGGGGAACAGCTATAGCAGCTTTATTAACAAAAAATGGTTATAAAGTTACTATTTGGGATAGAAACCCAGAAATTTTAGAGGATATCAAACAGCGGGAAAATAAAAAATATTTGCCTCAAATACATTTACCAAAAGGTATCACAGTTGAAAGAAATATAAACCAAAGTGTTGAAAATTCTAATATTGTTATATTAGCCATTCCTGTTCAGCATTTAAGAGAAGTACTTTCAACAATCGAGAAAAAGAATATTCAAAGAGAAACTATTTTTGTAAATCTTTCCAAAGGAATAGAAATAAGTAATTTAAAATTACCTAATCAAATATTTGAAGAAGTCTTGGGAAAATACAGATATTGTACTTTAAGCGGTCCAAGCCACGCTGAAGAAGTCTCAGAGAATGTTCCAACGAGCGTTGTCGTCTCAGGTAATTCTCAAGAAGCGAATAATATTATCCAAAAAATATTTAGTTGTGAGACTTTTAGGGTTTATTCCAACACAGATCTTATAGGTGTCGAGATAAGTAGTGCTGTAAAAAATATATATGCCATTGGAGCTGGGGTTATCGATGGATTTGGAAAATGGGATAATACTAAAGCGGCCCTTATTACACGTTCGCTTGTCGAAATAATTAGATATGGTTCTCATTATGGAGGAAACAAGGAAACATTTATGGGATTAGCTGGTATAGGAGATTTAGTAGTCACTTGTACAAGCACGCACAGTAGAAATAGGTATGTGGGCGAAATGCTTTCAAAAGGGAAAACTCTTGAGCAAATACTAAAGAAAATGACAATGGTTGCAGAGGGCGTTTATACAGCAAAAGCCGTGTATAATGATGCAAGAAAGAAAAACATTGAAATGCCCATAGCATTTAAAATTTATGAAGTATTATATACAGGATTAAATCCTAAGAAAGCAATCTATGAGCTAATGACGAGAGAATTAAAATCTGAGCTTTTTTATTAGTGAAATTTATGATATAATTTTAAGTGTCAGACTTAGTTAGTTTGATAAATTTTATATTTTGGAGGCATTTTAATGCAAATTTCTCTTGATCAATTATTACAAATTTTGATGGCACGTTTAGAAAGT
The sequence above is a segment of the Petrotoga sp. 9PWA.NaAc.5.4 genome. Coding sequences within it:
- a CDS encoding NAD(P)H-dependent glycerol-3-phosphate dehydrogenase, with protein sequence MNRITVLGAGSWGTAIAALLTKNGYKVTIWDRNPEILEDIKQRENKKYLPQIHLPKGITVERNINQSVENSNIVILAIPVQHLREVLSTIEKKNIQRETIFVNLSKGIEISNLKLPNQIFEEVLGKYRYCTLSGPSHAEEVSENVPTSVVVSGNSQEANNIIQKIFSCETFRVYSNTDLIGVEISSAVKNIYAIGAGVIDGFGKWDNTKAALITRSLVEIIRYGSHYGGNKETFMGLAGIGDLVVTCTSTHSRNRYVGEMLSKGKTLEQILKKMTMVAEGVYTAKAVYNDARKKNIEMPIAFKIYEVLYTGLNPKKAIYELMTRELKSELFY
- the trmB gene encoding tRNA (guanosine(46)-N7)-methyltransferase TrmB, with amino-acid sequence MKTSFLGKYEVYTNDFQKYPIQWQNIFENNHSITVEIGFGRGEFLIESAKRNIDTNFIGIETSLTSCYKIQKKIFENNLSNIRIIHEDAGFALREFFSDNSIGKTIFNFPCPWPKKRHAKRRLFDDNFVETLAHVLTFNGEILLKSDFLPYIEEVRERLLNNASFHIDSIVKDYDSHIKTKYELKWKELGRKTYLLVAKKVKTSDKSLKRFLEGEFALPHRKVSDILQIKLTSLKGFQFTKGEIFFVIKDVYCNINKNEYMLKIHSSDAGFNQFFFVVVTKNDENWLIKLDDTSKAYRTPSVKEAVNIIAQELEKV